The Acidobacteriota bacterium region GAGCCTGACGCTCCTCGACCCTCTCGGCGAGCCGACCGGGCTCACGGTGCCGTATCCGTTGAAGAAGTTCGACACGTTCCTGATGACCTCGGTCGTCATCAACTTCTAGAGCGGCTTCGAGGGGCCGCCGGAGGCCCTGCCTCCGCGGGGCGGGCGGCTGGCGGCCGCCTGTGGTATAGTGGCTTTCTCATGACCATCGCCCGCGCCAGGATCGACCGGCTCGAGGCCGTCATCCGCTCGCGGCCAAAGGCCGTCGTGGCCTTCTCCGGCGGAGTCGATTCGACCCTCCTGCTCCGGGTCTGCCGCGACGTCCTCGGCCCGGGCAACGTCGTCGCGGTGACCGGCATCTCGCAGACCTACACGCCCGAAGAGAAGAGAGCGGCCCGGAGCGCCGCCCGCGCCCTCGGCGTCCGGCACATCCTCGTCGAGACCGACGAGCTCGCCTGCGCCGCCTTCGCCGCCAACCCGGCCGACCGCTGCTATCACTGCAAGCGCGAGCTTTTCGCCAAGATCGCCGGCCTGGCCAAGAGCCTCGGCGCCGAGGCCGTCTACGACGCCTCGAACGTCGACGACCTGGACGATTACCGCCCCGGCCGCCGGGCGACCAGGGAGCTCGGCGTGGTCAGCCCGCTCCTCGAAGCCGGGTTCGCCAAAAGGGACGTCCGGGCCCTGTCGAAGAAGCTCGGCCTGGCGACCTGGGACAAGCCGGCCAACCCCTGCCTGGCCAGCCGTGTCCCGTACGGCACCCGGATCACGCCGGAGGTCCTGCGCCGGATCGAGGCCGGCGAGAGGTTCGTCCGGGGCCTGGGCTTCCCCGTCGTCCGGCTCCGCCACCACGGCGACCTGGCCCGCCTCGAGGTCCCGGCGGCCGACCTGGCCCGCCTCGTGCGACCGGCCACGGCCCGCCGGATCGCGGCCCGGCTGCGGAAGCTCGGCTATCTCTGGACCGCCGCCGACGTCGAGGGCTACCGGATGGGCAGCCTCAACCGGGCCGTCGCCGGCCGGGCCCCGGCTTCCAAGGCGCAGCGATGAAGATCGCCGTCGGCCTGAGCGGCGGGGTCGACTCCTCCGTCGCCGCCCTGCTTCTCCTCCGCGAGGGCCACGAGGTCTTCGGCCTGATCATGAAGCTCTGGCCCGGGCCGGGAGCCCCGGCCGCGGCCAAGAGCGCCTGCTACGGCCCCGACGAGGCCGAGGACATCCGCGCGGCCGGGGACGTCTGCGGCCGGCTCGGCATCCCGCTCCGGGTCATCGACTGCGCCGCTGATTACGAGAGCCTGGTCCTCCGTTATTTCCGCGAGGCCTACGCGGCCGGGACCACCCCCAATCCCTGCGTCCGCTGCAACCAGTTGGTCAAGTTCGGGGTCCTGCCCGCGGCGGCGCGGGCCGCGGGCCTGGCCTTGGACCGCTTCGCCACCGGCCACTACGCCCGGATCGGCCGCGACGCCGCGACCGGGCGATACCTGCTGAAGCGGGCGGTCGACCCGGCCAAGGACCAGTCGTATTTCCTCTACCGGCTGAGCCAGGCCCAGCTGGCCGAGACCGTCTTCCCTCTCGGCGAGCTGGCCAAGGCCCGGGTCCGGGCCCTGGCCCGCGAGGCCGGCCTGGCCGTCCATGACCGGCGGGAAAGCCAGGACTTCTACGCCGGCGACATCGGCGACCTCGTCGGCCCCGGCCCCGGCGACGGCGAGATCGTCGACCGCGACGGCCGCGTCCTCGGCCGCCACCGCGGCGTCGGCTTCTACACCATCGGCCAGCGCAAGGGCCTGGGCCTGGCCTCGCCCGTCCCCCTCTATGTCGTCGCCATCGACGCCGCCGCCAACCGGCTGGTCGTCGGCCCGGAGCATGAGACTCTGCGGCGCGAGGCAGTCGTCAGGGACTGCGTCTGGGGGCCGTTCGAGGCGCTGACCGCTCCCGTCCGGGTCCGGGCCAAGGTCCGGTCGGGCGGCCGGCCGGCCGCGGCGGCCATCTCCCCGTTCGCCGAAGGGCTCTGCCGCGTCGACTTCGACGAGCCCGTCGCCGCCGTGGCCCCCGGCCAGTCCGCCGTCTTCTACGACGGCGAGACGGTGGTCGGCGGCGGCGTCATCGAATCCTCTTCTTGAACGCCCTTCCCGTCCGGCCCCGGTCCAGGCTATAATCGGCCCGCTTTGATCAGCATCCGAGAGGAGGATCGCTCATGGCCGGCATCATCATCGCTTTCGTCATCGGCATCATCGTCATGGCCGCCCTGGTCGCCCAGCGCGAGCGGCCCGGCAGCGGCGGCTTCGGCGCCTTGTTCCGGGCCCGGAAGGGCTTGGTCTTCTGGGCGGCCGCGGCGGTCATCGTCCTCGTCCTGGCCGTCCAATCCCTGGTCACCGTCCAGGCCGGGACGGTCGGCGTGGTCAAGCGGCTCGGGGCCGTGCGCCAGGAGTTCAACCCGGGGCTCCACGCCGTCGTGCCGTTCATCGACAAGGTCGTCATCTTCCCGACCCTGAAAAAGACCTACGAGGCCTCCGAAACGCCGCAATCGAGCGAGGCCGACTATCCCGAC contains the following coding sequences:
- the larE gene encoding ATP-dependent sacrificial sulfur transferase LarE; this translates as MTIARARIDRLEAVIRSRPKAVVAFSGGVDSTLLLRVCRDVLGPGNVVAVTGISQTYTPEEKRAARSAARALGVRHILVETDELACAAFAANPADRCYHCKRELFAKIAGLAKSLGAEAVYDASNVDDLDDYRPGRRATRELGVVSPLLEAGFAKRDVRALSKKLGLATWDKPANPCLASRVPYGTRITPEVLRRIEAGERFVRGLGFPVVRLRHHGDLARLEVPAADLARLVRPATARRIAARLRKLGYLWTAADVEGYRMGSLNRAVAGRAPASKAQR
- the mnmA gene encoding tRNA 2-thiouridine(34) synthase MnmA, yielding MKIAVGLSGGVDSSVAALLLLREGHEVFGLIMKLWPGPGAPAAAKSACYGPDEAEDIRAAGDVCGRLGIPLRVIDCAADYESLVLRYFREAYAAGTTPNPCVRCNQLVKFGVLPAAARAAGLALDRFATGHYARIGRDAATGRYLLKRAVDPAKDQSYFLYRLSQAQLAETVFPLGELAKARVRALAREAGLAVHDRRESQDFYAGDIGDLVGPGPGDGEIVDRDGRVLGRHRGVGFYTIGQRKGLGLASPVPLYVVAIDAAANRLVVGPEHETLRREAVVRDCVWGPFEALTAPVRVRAKVRSGGRPAAAAISPFAEGLCRVDFDEPVAAVAPGQSAVFYDGETVVGGGVIESSS